The following is a genomic window from Serratia ficaria.
CGTTCACCGCGAAAGTCGCTTTCTTCCAGCCGGTAGCTCTGGATCATGGTGCCCATGCCGCCGTCCAGCACCAAAATGCGCTGCGCTAACTGCCGGCGCAGTTGTTCTACTCGATTTGTCACCCATGATCCCCTTTATCTTTTAAGCCACACTCTTTCACCATCGCTAAAATGTTGCATACCCTGTGGATTTCAAGTTGCAGCTAGGCGCCCAGCTTGTTCATCCCCCGGAGCTTACTCAAGGTAAGTGACTGGGGTGAACCAGCGCAGGCAACAACGCTGCGGCTTGAAAGACGACGGGTATCGGTCATCCTAGCACAGCTTGCAGGGGCAAAGTGGCGCACGGCGATTGAGAGTTTTTCAGGTTGCCCGGCAACACCTCCGATGAGATGACGGACGGCTTGCAATTCATCGGTAAAAAACGAAAATGAATTCCATCATACGGAAAGAGGAACGCACACCATGGCCACCCCCGCTCCCGCCAAACGCGGCAAGAAGCCCCGCGCCGCCGCCCCGGCCGCCAGCGCGGCGACCGGTCAGGTACAGTCGCTGACCCGCGGCCTGAAGCTGCTGGAATACATCGCCGAGGCCCAGGGCAACGTGGCGCTGACCGATCTGGCCCAGCAGGCCGGGCTGCCCAACTCCACCACCCACCGGCTGCTCACCACCATGCAACAGCAGGGATTCGTGCGCCAGGTCGGCGATCTCGGCCTGTGGACCATCGGCTCGCACGCCTTTGTGGTCGGCAGCAGTTTCCTGCAGAGCCGCAACCTGCTGGCGATGGTGCACCCGACGCTGCGCCGCCTGATGGAAGAGTCCGGCGAAACGGTCAACCTGGCGGTGCTGGATCAGGCCGAACACCAGGCGATCATCATCGATCAGGTGCAGTGCACCGCGCTGATGCGCATGTCGGCGCCGATCGGCGGCAAGCTGCCGATGCACGCCTCGGGCGCCGGCAAGGCGTTTCTCGCCACCCTGCCGGACGACCTGGTGACCAAGCTGCTGCACAAAAAGGGCATGCAAACTTATACCCAGCACACCCTGACGCCGCACAACCTGAAAGAGGGTCTGTCGCAGATCCGCAAACAGGGCTTTTCCTTTGACGATGAAGAGCACGCGCTCGGCCTGCGCTGCGTAGCGGCCTGCATCTTCGACGAACACCGCGAAGCCTTCGCCGCCATCTCCATCTCCGGCCCGGTGTCGCGCATTACCGATAACCGCGTGATTGAACTGGGTGCGCTGGTGATCCACGCGGCGAAAGAAATCAGCCTGGAATACGGCGGCGTACGCTGACATTCCCCGCCTTCGGGGCGCCGTCGCCGCGCCCCGCCGGTTTTCCCTCGCTGTTGTCAGCATGTAACAGACCATCGGGTTCCTGTTTCCTCCATCGGATAAAAACTTGAAGCCGATCACAGTTAACGATCCTCATCGCTAAAGCCCATTGCAACCGGCGAAACTTCCTTCGACAATGTTACCGATAACATGTTACCGGTAACAACCTACGCAAGGTAACGCCATCTGTCGTTTTGGAGCTAAGCCATGACCAATAATCAAAACCGAATCTACGTCATCATGGGCGTTTCCGGCAGCGGCAAATCCGCCGTGGCCGCCGCGGCGGCCCGCCAACTCTCCGCCGGGTTCCTCGACGGCGACTTCCTGCACCCGCGCAGCAACATCCTGAAAATGGCCGCCGGCGAACCGCTGAACGACGATGACCGCGCCCCGTGGCTGGCCGCGCTCAACGACGCCGCCTTCGCCATGCAGCGCACCCACGGCGTGTCGATCATCGTCTGCTCGGCGCTGAAAAAGCATTACCGCGACCGCCTGCGCGCCGGCAACGGCAACCTGTCGTTCATCTACCTGCACGGTGATTTCCCGGTGATCGAGGCCCGCCTGGCGGCGCGCAACGGCCACTTCTTCAAGCCGCAGATGCTGGTCACCCAGTTTGCCGCCCTGGAGCAGCCGGGCATTGACGAAAGCGACGTGATGGCCATCGACATCAACCAGCCGCTGGCAGGCGTGATTGCCGATACCGTGCAGCATATCCAGAGCTTCCTGCCGCAGGACGTGTGCGCGTGAGTACGCTCACACTGGTCGGTACCGCAGTCGGCTCGGTTTTACTGCTGTTATTCCTGGTGATGAAGGCGCGCATGCACGCCTTCGTCGCGCTGATGCTGGTGTCCATCGCCGCCGGCATCTTCTCCGGCATGCCGCTGGATCGCATCGCCGACACCATGCAGAAAGGCATGGGCGACACGCTGGGCTTCCTGGCCATCGTGGTGGCGCTGGGGGCGATGTTCGGCAAGATACTGCATGAGGTCGGTGCGCTCGATCAAATTGCGGCGCAATTGCTGAAACGATTCGGGAAAAGCAAGGCGCACTATGCGCTCGGCATCGCCGGCCTGATCTGCGCCCTGCCGCTGTTCTTCGACGTGGCGGTGGTGCTGCTGATCGGCATCGTATTCGCCGTGGCGCGCCGCACCGACGGCAATATCGTCAAGCTGGCCATTCCGCTGTTCGCCGGCGTGGCGGCGGCCGCCTCCTTCCTGCTGCCGGGGCCGGTGCCGATGCTGCTGGCGTCGCAAATGAAGGCCGACTTCGGCTGGATGATCGCCATCGGCCTGGTGGCCGCGGTGGTCGGCATGCTGATTGCCGGCCCATTGTACGGCAGCTTCATCAGCCGCTA
Proteins encoded in this region:
- the iclR gene encoding glyoxylate bypass operon transcriptional repressor IclR, with product MATPAPAKRGKKPRAAAPAASAATGQVQSLTRGLKLLEYIAEAQGNVALTDLAQQAGLPNSTTHRLLTTMQQQGFVRQVGDLGLWTIGSHAFVVGSSFLQSRNLLAMVHPTLRRLMEESGETVNLAVLDQAEHQAIIIDQVQCTALMRMSAPIGGKLPMHASGAGKAFLATLPDDLVTKLLHKKGMQTYTQHTLTPHNLKEGLSQIRKQGFSFDDEEHALGLRCVAACIFDEHREAFAAISISGPVSRITDNRVIELGALVIHAAKEISLEYGGVR
- the gntK gene encoding gluconokinase, translated to MTNNQNRIYVIMGVSGSGKSAVAAAAARQLSAGFLDGDFLHPRSNILKMAAGEPLNDDDRAPWLAALNDAAFAMQRTHGVSIIVCSALKKHYRDRLRAGNGNLSFIYLHGDFPVIEARLAARNGHFFKPQMLVTQFAALEQPGIDESDVMAIDINQPLAGVIADTVQHIQSFLPQDVCA